The DNA window TGTGCTGGAGCTGCGCCATATGCTTTTCGGCCGCAGCTTCTTCCGAGAACGTCCAGGGCAGCATGAATTTGGCTTCGAACACCGCGCCGCCGGGATCGACGAGGCCGTCCAGGGTGGCTGCCATCCATTTGTGAATGGGATGGTGCAACCGCCGCTGCACGTCCTTTACGGCATGTCCGGTGTTGCGCTCGTACCAGCGCCGGTTGAGGTCTTCGGTGACGGTGCCGAGCTGAACAATGAGGACGTCGGTTAGATCTTCCGGCTCGACCTCCCCTCGCTTTTCCCGCCAAAGGCGGACGAGATCGGCTTCATCATTGCCCATGATGATTCGGGCATCAGAGCCACCGATGAACGATCGGCGCTGCATGTCTGTTTCTCCCGATGATTTCGTACTATGCATCTCTCAACTTCCTTTTGATTATTATACCCCATATGGGGTAAAATAACCCATATGGGGTAAATGTCAAATGAAACCTGCCCCACTTTCGAGTGCTCAGATCAGAGCGGCTCGCGCCCTGCTAAGGTGGAGTGCAGCGGATCTCGCCCGGGAAGCGGCTTTGGGTGCCAATACCATTCGCAGAGCTGAAGTTGCCGAGGGGCAAACTTCACTAACGACTGCCAATGAACTGGCTGTTCGCCGCGCTTTCGAGAAGGCCGGCGTCGATTTCATCGACGAAAACGGCGGGGGCGCCGGGGTGCGGTTACAAAAACCAAGCAAAGCCAAACCGAAAAAGAGTTGACTGAACTCACCTTTCGGGACGCTGATCGTAACTAACGCCCAGCACCGTGCTGCCGTACAAACGGCAGTCGATCGCCGCCTACTTCTGTGTCGTATCTTCTGAGCGGCACCGGCCGGATCGAGAGCGAGAGACGGCTTAGGACACGGCCGCGAGGCTAGTTGAAGCTACTTATTCTTCGCAGTTTTGATCGAAACGATCTTACTAATCGCGCGATCTCGCCGCCCCGCCGCCCGCTTTTCGTAAGGGATGGTTTTGGCAAGCTCGGAGAGGGCGCGCCCGACCGCATCAATGAACCGCGGTCCTTCTTCCTCATTGCCGCCGGGCAGAGGCGCGCGCTCGAGCATTGCGGCCTGCATTCTCTTGACCCTCTCCAGTTCAATATGAGCATCCGCTGCTCGGTCTGCCAGGGCGAGGATTTCGGCATCGGTATCATCTCCCGCGAATTGACACGACAGATCCTTGAATTGCACCTCAGATCGCACTGACATGGGCACCGAAAGACCATGACGGTAAGAATTCTTGCTGGATCGCTTCTTTCCCGAATCCGATTCCGGCCCGTTGCTCTTCCGCGCGTTGCGTTGATTGGCTGCAATCTGCCGCTCGCTTGCCATGCTCAGTTTACCGGAACGTTGGCGATGGAAGGCGCTTCGTCTGCGGCCAGCACGCGATCGGAGTTCCGCCGCACATGAGCTGCAAGGCTTTTCCGATACTTAGCTAATGAGCGAAGAGCTTTGTCTCGACCTTCCTGCGCTGCCTTCAACATCCGATCTGCATTTTCGAGATCTTTTGCGACCATCGTGTAGGCTTCGGCTTCGATTGCGGATTCGTCAAATCCGGCTTCCTCTAGCAGCGATAATACGCGGCGCCTGCCCTCTGGGTCATTTAACCACTCGTGCGCAAGAATTTCTGATGCCTTTCGGTCTTCGAGATGCAACTTCCCATTCATGGAGAGCGGGCCCGGAAATTTGACCCGGTTCAGAATCCGCTCCAGTGCCTTGGTCAACGCGTTGTCGAGGATTCCAGTCTTGACGCGCCGATATCGCATGGTGTCCCAAGTGTAGAAAGCCGCCTCCTGCACCCATATCCGCTCGAGGAAATCGATCGGTCCGATATCTTGGCTGATAGCAGCTAGTATCTTAACCGCATCGGCTTTCGACTCGGTCCGCAGAACCTTAAATTCGGAAAGAAGATCGCGAGCTTCGCGAGTTTTGTTTGCCATGAATATTCCCCTCATACACGTTGCATCACGACGAGGTGCCGTGACTAAGAAACCCGCTCGGATGAACGGGAAAATCGTGTGGGGGACAATTCTCAAGTAAGCGGGCAAAGGCTAATATTCGGTAAACGCAGGACGTAAAATTTCCGGGGCAGTTCGGTCGATAAAGTCCGCGCAATAACGGCATGCAATTGGTTACGCCCGGCGAATGGTTGCCTGGGATCTTGTCACGCTGCAGAACTATGGTCCTATCGATTGGTGACTTGGTTGGTGGAAAATTTCTGTTCGAGCCGTCCTTAAAGTAAGACGCGGACCCGGAAATGCACACGCAATTTTAGGGTGCCAGGATTTTCGATTTCAATTTCGAAGTAGAACGTTGTGAGCCAGGGGCAGTCTCACAAAAATAGGTGTTTAAATACCGGAGCCTGCGTGCGTTTCTGCAGAACGAACCCAAATTTATTGCCTTTTAGCAATGGCTTAGATCTCGGGGGCGTCCGCGCCATCCACAATCGAATGATGTTGGGGATAGTCCAAAAGCGCTAAGCAGTGATGCGTTCAAAAGCATGACAAGCTCCCTGCTTCCGGCGATGGTGTCGGCCCCCAACGCGACGCGCCCCAAGCCACACCGGAGTCCCCTGAATGCCCTTCCCGCCTGCCTCGCAAGCCCTCTCCCGCTTCACCGTGCTCGATCTCACCCGCGTCCGCTCCGGGCCGACCTGCGTGCGGCAGCTCGCGGACTGGGGCGCCAATGTCGTCAAGATCGACGCCCTGGTGGAGGACGCCGCCGGCGAGCAGCCGGGTGGTCCGCGCCGGGGCCCCGATTTTCAGAATTTGCACCGCAACAAACGCGCGATGGCGCTCAACCTCAAAGACCCCGGAGGCCTTGAGGTGTTCCGGCGTCTGGTGGAGAAGGCCGACGTGGTGGTCGAAAATTTCCGTCCCGATGTGAAGACCAAGCTCGGCATCGACTATGCGAGCGTTCGCAAGATCAATCCGCGAATCGTCTATGGCAGCATCTCCGGCTTCGGCCAGGACGGCCCCTATCACAAGCGCCCAGGCTTCGACCAGATCGCGCAGGGGATGGGCGGGCTGATGTCGATCACCGGCGCGCCGGGCCAGGGTCCGATGCGGGTCGGCATCCCCGTCGCCGACCTCACGGCCGGGCTGTTCTGCGCCATCGGCATCCTCACGGCGCTCTTGGAGCGCGACGTCTCCGGCGAGGGCCAGTGGGTGCAGACCTCGCTGCTGCAGGCGCAGATCTTCATGCTGGATTTCCAGGCCGCGCGCTGGCTGATGGAAAAGGACGTTGCGAAACAAGCCGGCAACAACCATCCGACCAGCATCCCGACCGGCGTGTTCAAGACTTCCGACGGCTATATCAATATCGCCACCACGGGTGGACGGATCTGGGAACGCTGCGCGCAGGCGATCGGCGCGCCTGAGCTTGTGACCAACCCCGATTACGCCACCGCCCCGGCGCGCTCCAAAAACCGCGACGCGCTCAACGCCGATATCGGCAAATTCACCGAGAA is part of the Bradyrhizobium erythrophlei genome and encodes:
- a CDS encoding CaiB/BaiF CoA transferase family protein, producing the protein MPFPPASQALSRFTVLDLTRVRSGPTCVRQLADWGANVVKIDALVEDAAGEQPGGPRRGPDFQNLHRNKRAMALNLKDPGGLEVFRRLVEKADVVVENFRPDVKTKLGIDYASVRKINPRIVYGSISGFGQDGPYHKRPGFDQIAQGMGGLMSITGAPGQGPMRVGIPVADLTAGLFCAIGILTALLERDVSGEGQWVQTSLLQAQIFMLDFQAARWLMEKDVAKQAGNNHPTSIPTGVFKTSDGYINIATTGGRIWERCAQAIGAPELVTNPDYATAPARSKNRDALNADIGKFTEKKPTETWVKELNAAGVPCGPIYSIDQMFEDDQVRHLGIAQDVPNAENRHIRLVGQPVTLSRTPSKMAARPPEFGEQTEEVLAEFGFTADEIGALRRDKVV